CAACAATGCCGTCTGAAAGCATCAACAGCCTTCAGACGGCATTTTGCAGACAGGCCGACCCCCTCCAAGCCCACTTTTTCATCATTTCCGATAAATTGCTTTGTATAGTGGATTAACAAAAACCAGTACGGCGTTGCCTCGCCTTAGCTCAAAGAGAACGATTCTCTAAGGTGCTGAAGCACCAAGTGAATCGGTTCCGTACTATCTGTACTGTCTGCGGCTTCGTCGCCTTGTCCTGATTTTTGTTAATCCACGCAGGTTTGCTGTTTTTCTTTACACGCCCAAATAAAAACCTTAGAATTGAATTAACGGTATTTGTTGAACGCTATGAGGGGCCGGACAATTTTGTCAGGGAGGCATAGCAGACAAATACCGTTTTTCATTTGCGCTCAAATCCGTGATCATAGTAGCGTCTGCTGCCGTCCTTATAATGTTTGACAACCATAATCACCCCCTTATAAGAATCCAAAAATCCAAAATCACAGGAAGTTATCAAAAAAAACAGAAACCATCCGCCGTCATTCCCGCGAAAACAGGAATCCAGAAACCCAAAGCCACAGAAATTTATCGGAAAAACCGAAACTTCTCCGCCGTCATTCCCGCGAAAGCGAGAATCCAAAGCCACGGGAATTTATCGGAAATAACTGAAACTCCTCCGCCGTCATTCCCGCACAGGCGGGAATCTAGGTCTGTCGGTGCGGAAACTTATCGGATAAAACGGTTTCTTCAGATTTTACGTTCTGGATTCCCACTTTCGTGGGAATGACGGGATGTAGGTTCGTAGGAATGACGTGGTGCAGGTTTCCGTATGGATGGATTCGTCGTTCCCGCGAAAGCGGGAATCCGGAAACCCAAAGCCACGGGAATTTATCGGAAAAACCGAAACTTCTCCGCCGTCGTTCCCGCGCAGGTGGGAATCTGGAAACCCAAAGCCACAGGAATTTATCGGGAAAACCGAAACTTCTCCGCCGTCATTCCCGCACAGGCGGGAATCTAGGTCTGTCGGTGCGGAAACTTATCGGATAAAACGGTTTCTTCAGATTTTACGTTCTGGATTCCCACTTTCGTGGGAATGACGGGATGTAGGTTCGTAGGAATGACGTGGTGCAGGTTTCCGTATGGATGGATTCGTCATTCCCGCGAAAGCGGGAATCCAAAGCCACGGGAATTTATCGGAAATAACTGAAACGCCGCCGCCGTCGTTCCCACGCAGGCGGGAATCTAGGTCTGTCGGTGCGGAAACTTATCGGATAAAACGGTTTCTTCAGATTTTACGTTCTGGATTCCCACTTTCGTGGGAATGACGGGATGTAGGTTCGTAGGAATGACGTGGTGCAGGTTTCCGTATGGATGGATTCGTCATTCCCGCGAAAGCGGGAATCCAGATCCGGAAACTGCAGAAATTTATCGGAAATAACTGAAACTTCTCCGCCGTCGTTCCCGCGAAAGCGGGAATCCAAAGCCACGGGAATTTATCGGAAAAACCGAAACTTCTCCGCCGTCGTTCCCGCGCAGGCGGGAATCTAGGTCTGTCGGTGCGGAAACTTATCGGATAAAACGGTTTCTTCAGATTTTACGTTCTGGATTCCCACTTTCGTGGGAATGACGGGATGTAGGTTCGTAGGAATGACGTGGTGCAGGTTTCCGTATGGATGGATTCGTCATTCCCGCGCAGGCGGGAATCCAAAGCCACGGGAATTTATCGGAAAAACCGAAACTTCTCCGCCGTCGTTCCCGCGAAAGCGGGAATCCGGAAACCCAAAGCCACAGAAATTTATCGGAAATAACTGAAACGCCGCCGCCGTCATTCCCGCGCAGGCGGGAATCCGGAAACCCAAAGCCACAGAAATTTATCGGAAATAACTGAAACTCCTCCGCCGTCATTCCCGCGAAAGCGGGAATCCAGATCCGGAAACTGCAGAAATTTATCGGAAAAACCGAAACTCAAAAACAACGGAAACCGAACGGACAGGATTCCCGCCTGCGCGGGAATGACGGCTCATACATCACCCCAAAAAATTGAAACCAAACAGATGAAATTCCCGCTTGCGCGAGGCCGACAGATGCCGTCTGAAAAACTTTCAGACGGCATAGGGCGTTTTCTCTTTGAATGTAAATTTGCCACAAAAAAGCTGCCTCAAATGAATACCGGGGCAGCTTTCTGTTGATATGACCCCAATCAGCGGTGTTGCGGATTGTAACGTTTTTCCAAACGCAGGAATATCCAGCCTAAGAAAGTCGTCATCAGGAGATAAATCAGGGCGACGGTGTAAAGCGGTTCTTCATAAATCGAATACCGGCCCGTAATCGTTTTCTGAACATAGGACAACTCCGGCACGGCAATGACCGACAGCAGCGAGCTGTCTTTCAAGAGCGTGATGAATTCGCTCGCCAAAGGCGGCAGCATACGGCGCAATGCCTGCGGCAGAATCACATAGCGCATCGCCTGCGGATAAGTCATACCCAAAGAACGCGCCGCCTCCATCTGCCCTTTGTCTATAGACTGGATGCCCGCGCGGAAAATCTCACAGATATACGCCCCCGAGTTGGCGATCAGTGCCAAAGAACCGGCAATCAGCGGGCCGTATCCGCGACGCAGCTCGACTGCCGCCTCGCCGCTGACCAAAATGCCGTCTGAAGAATTGACGAAAAACAGAAACCACACATACGCCCAAATCACAATCTGCACAAACAGCGGCGTACCCCGGAACAGGGTAACGTACAACAGGGAAAACTTACGCAACGCCCACGCCAGCACGCGCATCGGCACACCGGCTTTTTCCAAGTGAATCAGGCGCGCCAATGCCAAAAGCAACCCCAATACCGAACCGCCCGAGGTCGCCACGACCGTCAGCCCCAGTGTCGTCAGTGCGCCATAAAGGAACATCCAGCGGTATTCGTAAATAATGTCAAAACGAAAATCCATATAGTGTCCGTATCAAAAACCGGCGAAACTGCCGCCGTTTCAAAATAATCCGCCATTTTACCGTAAAAACCGCCGCCTGAACTTTTTTATTGCGGCAGACGGCGGTTGCGCGTTTCCGCAAAAATGCCGGACGCGCGGTTTTCAGACGGCATTTGCCGTTCAAAGCCGTGCGGTGTCTTTACCAAATGCCCAACCATTCGCCCACGGCATCCGTCCAATCCTTATTGCCCCCGCCGCTCCTGCCTGCCCGGCGGTACGCCCACGGCGCTTGCGGATTTTTAGCTTTCCACAATCCTTTGCGTTCCCTTTCCGCCTGAATTTGAGCGTCGGCATAGTCGGCAAAATCCGCCTTATCCTGCTGTTCTTTAGCATAACTTTTATAATGCCACGCCGCCCCATCCTGCACCTGCATCAGGTTCAAATCGGTTTTGCCGACAGAAACCTGCGCCACTTCGCGCTGATAGCGGTCGGTATCGAACACGCGCACGCTGACTTTCCTGCCTTCCGCCGCCGCGCGCAGGTTGTCGCGCGAACGCGTGCCGTAAGCCTGCTTCATCTCCGGCGCATCGATATACGCCATACGGATTTTGTGTTTCGCGCCGTCGCCGTCGATGACGTGCAGGGTGTCGCCGTCATAGACTTTGGACACCGTGCCTGTGTAGCTGCGCCCGGATTTCGCCGATACCCGTCGGCGAACGGGTGTTTCATACCTACCCGCACCCTCCTCTACACCCAATTCATTCAGTACGGCAATACCGGTACGGACAAGCTCGCTGTCGTATCCCGTATAACCCAACGCACCCAAAAGCGACAGGGCGACGGGAAGCCATTTCATGATTTTTTTAATCTGCATATTTTTCAAATGCCGATGCCGTCTGAACATATCGGAACCGGATTTCAGACGGCATCTTAACGTCAGGATTACCCTTGGCAGGGATAGATGACTTTCGCGCCCTCTTCCGTACCTAAAATCAACACATCGGCGGCATCGCGGGCGAATATTCCGTTTTCGAGCACGCCGGTGATTTTGTTGATTTCGTCTTCCATCGTCAGCGGTTTGTCGATATTCAAGCCGTGGACATCGACGATTTGGTTGCCGTAAAACGTGGTGTAGCCGATACGCAGTTCGGGCTGTCCGCCCATGGCGAGCAGTTTGCGCGAAACAAGGGAACGCGCGCTTTCGACGACTTCCACGGGCAGTGGGAATTTGCCCAAACGTGAAACATATTTGCTTTCATCCGCAATGCAGATGAATTTTTCGGACGCGCTGGCGACGATTTTTTCGTTGAGGTGCGCGCCGCCGCCGCCTTTAATCATTTGCAGGGCGTGGTTGACTTCGTCCGCACCGTCGATATAGACCGCCAACCCCGATACTTCGTTCAAAGAAACGACGGGAATATCATATTGGGCAAGCAGTTCGCTGGATTTTTTGGAAGTAGATACCGCGCCTTTGATTTTTTTGCCGCTTTTGCCCAAGGCTTCGATGAAAAAGTTGATGGTCGAGCCGGTACCGATGCCGATGTATTCGTTTTCGGGTACGAATTCGACTGCTTTTTCGGCGGCGATGCGCTTGAGTTCGTCTTGTGTCGTCATATTTTTGTCCTTTGGGAAACCGTATCAACAAACAGCCGCCATCTTAACATTTTTTTGCACGTCCTGCCCGCCGCGTTCAAATCCGTACCAGCAATACCGCCGCCTGCGCCTCTATGCCTTCCATCCGTCCGAGATAACCGAGTTTTTCGTTGGTTTTGCCTTTGATGTTGACGCACGAAATGTCTATGCCCAAATCGGCGGCGATGTTGGCACGCATTTGCGGAATGTGCGGCGCGAGTTTGGGTTTCTGTGCAATCACGGTCGTATCGACATTGGCCGCCTGCCAACCCTGCGCCTGAACGCTTTGATACGCCGCACGCAAAAGGGCGCGACTGTCCGCATCTTTGAACTCTGCGGCGGTGTCGGGGAAATGGCTGCCGATGTCGCCCAAACCTGCCGCGCCGAGCAGCGCGTCGGTAACGGCGTGCAACAGCGCGTCGGCATCGGAATGTCCGAGCAGCCCTTTTTCAAATGGGATTTCAACTCCGCCGAGTATCAGCTTTCTGCCTTCGGTCAGTTGGTGGACATCGTAGCCCTGTCCGATACGGATGTTTGTCATCGTTTGTGTTCCTGATGTTTTGAATTGAAGTTCAGACGGCATTGAGCAGCAGCCTGACGATGTATGCGTCCTGCGGCTGCGTCAGTTTCAAATTGCGCGCGTCGCCCTGTATCAGTAGCGGACGCACACCCAATTTTTCCACGGCGGACGCTTCATCGGTAATGCCTTCCAAGTTTTCCGCAGCCAATGCGTGGCACAGCAGCCCGGCGCGGAAAAGCTGGGGCGTTTGCGCCTGCCAAAGCCCCGAACGGTCGACAGTTGCACTGATTTGTCCGCTTTCTGCGCGCTTGAGCGTATCGGCAACGGGAATTGCCAAAATTCCGCCTTCGGCAGCGTTGCCCGCCTGTTCTATCAACCGCGTCAGGGCTTCAGACGGCAGGCAGCATCGGGCGGCATCGTGTACCAGAATATTGTCGGTTTCCGCCGCCAAACCGGTTTCCAACAGTTTTGCCACACCGTTTCGAACAGTTTCGGCGCGGGTCTGTCCGCCGTTTTTCCACACCCGAACCTGTGGAAATGCCGTCTGAACCTTATCGGCAAACGTGTCTTCTGGCGAGACGACAACGACGGTCAAATCGACGGCCTCATGCCGTTCAAAAATCCCAATCGTATGTTCTAAAATGGTTTTGCTTCCGATTTCGACATACTGCTTGGGTTTGTCCGCACCGAAACGCGCCCCGATGCCCGCAGCGGGAATCAGGGCAATATTTTTGCGTTTCATGCGTTTTCCCCGCCGTTTTCAGACGGCACGGCTTCCTTACGCCAAATACAGGCTTCGCCCAAGCCGTCCAAATATTGCCCGTGCTCCGCCAACTCGTTTTCGTCCGCCCTGATGACTTTCAGTTTGCCGCTGCGTTTGGTTTCGGTATGCGCCACGGGTTTGGTTTCCATTTTTTCCTCTGCGGCCTCCCCCATCAAGTCGAACTGCTGGCGTGTCATGGCAAGATAGACCTCGCCCAAAAGCTCGCAGTCAATCAGCGCGCCGTGCAGGACGCGCTTGCTGCGGTCGACGGAAAAACGGTTGCACAAAGCATCCAGGCTCGCTTTCTGTCCGGGAAACATTTCGCGCGCCATCGCCAGGGTATCGGTAACGGTACAGCCGAGTTCCTCGACAGTCGGCAGCCCCATCCGGCGGAACTCCATATTGAGGAAGCCCACGTCGAATTTGGCATTATGGATAATCAGTTCCGCACCACGCAGAAAATCGGCAATCTGCCTGCCGACCTCTGCAAACGGCGGCGCGTTTTTCCCTTCCAAAACCTCTATCGTTAAACCGTGGACGCGTGCCGCCTCTTCGGGCATATCGCGCTCGGGGTGGACATAGAGGTGTAGGTTTTTGTCGGTCATTTGGCGGTTGACCATTTCCAGACCGGCAAACTCGACCAAGCGGTCGCCGCCGTCGGCATACAGGCCGGTGGTTTCGGTATCGAGGATGATTTGGCGTTGAATCATATCTGCTTCTTTCTTCAAATTTTCCATCTGCTGACTATTTTTTAGGCAGCGTATTTTTCTGTTTTCATTTCAATGCACAAACCCACTTATTCACAGTGTGTTCACAACATTGGACAGGCGGATTGTGTATTGCGGGGACGATTTTTTCAGACGGCATTCAAGGTTTTTTCCTGATTGCCGCCGCGCCTAAAAACCGCCTTTCGCGCTTAATCAAAAATACCGCCAACGGAATATTGCCCAAGGCGACAATCAGATACAGCAGTGAAATGCTGTCAAACAAAAACAGCAGTAGCGCACTCAAAACGGCGGCGGAAACCATAAAGATACCGTTAATGATATTGTTGGCAGCAACAGCGTGGGCACGGAAAGTTTCACTGCTGGCGGTTTGCAGCCAAGTATAGAGCGGGACGGAGAAGAAGCCGCCGAAAAAGCCGATCAGCATCATCACCAGCATGACGGGGTATGCCCATCCTTGCGACAGGAACCAGAAAATGCCGTTCAGCCCTTCAAAACGATGACCGTGCGTCAGCCATACCAAAACCAGGCCACAAACCGTCAAACCGAACGCACCAACCGTTACCCAAGCCAACATCAGCCGTTCCCTGCTGAACTTGGCACACAGTACCGAACCGGCTGCAATACCGATGGAGAACAGGGCAAGCATCAGGTTGAAAACATTGTCGTTGCCGCCCAAATGGATTTGGGTAAAGGTCGGCAGTTGCGTAGTATAGACCGCGCCGACAAACCAAAACCACGAAATACCGATAATGGCGGTAAAGACGGGTTTGTACCGCACCGTTTCACGAAGCAGGGATTTTGTACCCCGGACAATATTCCACTCGATTTGGGTATCGGCAGCTTTGGCGGGTACGGACGGCATAAACAGGCTGCTGATCGTCCCTCCGACGGCGACCAGCAAAACCAGTATCCCGACAATACAAGGCGGCGCGCCGGCAACCGCTGTTCCCAAAATCTGACCGAACAGGATGGCGACAAACGTACCGGATTCAATCAGGCTGTTTCCCATCATCAGCTCGTTGCCGTCGAGATAATCGGGCAGGATGGCGTATTTCAGCGGGCCGAACAGCGTCGATTGCGCGCCCATGCAAAACAAACAGAGCAAGAGTAGCGGGGCAGACTGGATATAAAACCCGTATGCCGCCACTGCCATAATGATGATTTCCAGCACCTTGACCCAACGTGCCAAAACAGCCTTGTCGAATTTATTGCTCAACTGTCCCGACAGTGCAGAAAACAGGAAATACGGCAGGATAAACAGCAATGCCCCCAAATTCAACATCTGTCCTGCAGGCAGGAAGCCGTTTTTTCCCAAACCGTAAAAGCTGATCATCACAAACAGCGCGGTTTTGAACACATTGTCGTTGAACGCGCCGAGAAACTGCGTGCCGAAAAGCGGGGCAAAACGGCGGCTTTTGACCAATCCCAAACCGCCTTTTTTAGCGTCCATCGTTTTCCTTCTCTTTTTCAATCAGTTTACTTGTTGAATCATCATCCATCAGAATGCGGTGCGCAGGCCCTTCCAAGTCGTCAAACTGTCCGTTTTTACCCGACCACCAAAAAAACCAGCCGATAACAAATGCCAAAATAATGCTGATAGGCACCAGAATAAACATACTTTCCATCACACCGCTCCGGTCAGGTCGGTCAGAATAAAAGTCTGCCCCGACACGTTCAAATACTCATTGCGTAAAGTCCCTACAGCCACTTCGTCAAAAAACAGCTCGATACGGTCTTTGACGACACGCCAATATTGGGGAACTTCCGTCTGGGCAAACGGCGAAAGGACATGGTTGCCCGCCCCATCTTCCAATTTAACGGCAAAACGTCCGCTCTGCGGCCGCACCTCCGATTCATTGTCGGCAAGCAAAACAAAGAAGCCTATATGCTGTCCCGATTGGTCATGAATACTGAAATAATGCATAAATTCCCCACCCGCCTTTTTTCAGACGGCATCAACTAAAAACAGGGCGAATGTACCAGCTTGAACGGGAAAAACGCAAAGAATCCTCTCCGCAACCTTGAAAAATACCGGCATCCCGCATATTTTCCCTTCCCCATCAAAATACCCAACTTCCGCCATTTTCACGCAAACGCCCGATTAAGCCAAGCAGCCGCAACGGTTTTTTGATAAAATAACGCGTTTTTATTCATCAACCGTTTCAGTCGGCCCCACTACTTTCCCGTCAAGGAAAGCAAAACGGATTCGGCACGGGACTTGGTTAGTATCCGGGTCCGACCCCCATGCCGTCTGAAACTTTCCGGAGTTAGAAAATGTCCCAAAAATTAATCTTGGTTTTGAACTGCGGCAGCTCGTCCCTCAAAGGTGCAGTCTTAGATAACAATAGCGGCGAAGTCCTGCTCAGCTGCCTTGCCGAAAAACTCAACCTGCCCGACGCGTACATCACATTCAAAGTAAACGGCGAAAAACACAAAGTCGACCTGTCTGCCAAGCCCGACCACACCGGCGCAGTCGAAGCCCTGATGGAAGAACTCAAAGCCCACGGCCTCGACAGCCGCATCGGTGCCATCGGCCACCGCGTCGTCAGCGGCGGCGAACTGTACAGCGAATCCATCCTCGTTGACGACGAAGTCATTGCCGGCATCGAAAAATGCATCCCGCTCGCCCCTCTGCACAACCCCGCCCACCTCTTGGGTCTGCGTGCCGCACAAAGCATTTTCAAAGGCCTGCCCAACGTCGTCGTTTTCGACACCGCCTTCCACCAAACCATGCCGGAACACGCCTACAAATACGCCATTCCGCAAGAATACTATGAAAAATACGGCCTGCGCCGCTACGGCGCGCACGGTACCAGCTACCGCTTCGTTGCCGACGAAACCGCACGCTTCCTCGGCAAAGACAAAAAAGACCTGCGCATGGTCATCGCCCACCTGGGTAACGGCGCATCCATTACCGCCGTCGCCAACGGCGAATCACGCGACACCAGCATGGGTCTGACACCGCTGGAAGGCCTCGTAATGGGTACGCGCAGCGGCGACATCGATCCTGCCGTATTCGGTTTCCTAGCCGATAATGCCGACATGTCCGTCAAAGAAGTAACCGAGATGCTGAACAAAAAATCCGGCCTGCTCGGTTTGTCCGGCCTGTCCAACGACTGCCGCACTATCGAAGAAGAATCCGGTAAAGGCCATCCCGGCGCGAAACTCGCCCTGGACGTCTTCATCTACCGCCTCGCCAAATAC
Above is a window of Neisseria sp. Marseille-Q6792 DNA encoding:
- a CDS encoding MFS transporter, with the translated sequence MDAKKGGLGLVKSRRFAPLFGTQFLGAFNDNVFKTALFVMISFYGLGKNGFLPAGQMLNLGALLFILPYFLFSALSGQLSNKFDKAVLARWVKVLEIIIMAVAAYGFYIQSAPLLLLCLFCMGAQSTLFGPLKYAILPDYLDGNELMMGNSLIESGTFVAILFGQILGTAVAGAPPCIVGILVLLVAVGGTISSLFMPSVPAKAADTQIEWNIVRGTKSLLRETVRYKPVFTAIIGISWFWFVGAVYTTQLPTFTQIHLGGNDNVFNLMLALFSIGIAAGSVLCAKFSRERLMLAWVTVGAFGLTVCGLVLVWLTHGHRFEGLNGIFWFLSQGWAYPVMLVMMLIGFFGGFFSVPLYTWLQTASSETFRAHAVAANNIINGIFMVSAAVLSALLLFLFDSISLLYLIVALGNIPLAVFLIKRERRFLGAAAIRKKP
- a CDS encoding acetate kinase, with amino-acid sequence MSQKLILVLNCGSSSLKGAVLDNNSGEVLLSCLAEKLNLPDAYITFKVNGEKHKVDLSAKPDHTGAVEALMEELKAHGLDSRIGAIGHRVVSGGELYSESILVDDEVIAGIEKCIPLAPLHNPAHLLGLRAAQSIFKGLPNVVVFDTAFHQTMPEHAYKYAIPQEYYEKYGLRRYGAHGTSYRFVADETARFLGKDKKDLRMVIAHLGNGASITAVANGESRDTSMGLTPLEGLVMGTRSGDIDPAVFGFLADNADMSVKEVTEMLNKKSGLLGLSGLSNDCRTIEEESGKGHPGAKLALDVFIYRLAKYIGSMAVAAGGLDVLVFTGGIGENSEIIRERVLGYLGFLGLKADHEANLKARFGNAGVITTADSTAVAVVIPTNEELMIAHDTARLSGL
- the rpiA gene encoding ribose-5-phosphate isomerase RpiA; its protein translation is MTTQDELKRIAAEKAVEFVPENEYIGIGTGSTINFFIEALGKSGKKIKGAVSTSKKSSELLAQYDIPVVSLNEVSGLAVYIDGADEVNHALQMIKGGGGAHLNEKIVASASEKFICIADESKYVSRLGKFPLPVEVVESARSLVSRKLLAMGGQPELRIGYTTFYGNQIVDVHGLNIDKPLTMEDEINKITGVLENGIFARDAADVLILGTEEGAKVIYPCQG
- a CDS encoding thermonuclease family protein — translated: MQIKKIMKWLPVALSLLGALGYTGYDSELVRTGIAVLNELGVEEGAGRYETPVRRRVSAKSGRSYTGTVSKVYDGDTLHVIDGDGAKHKIRMAYIDAPEMKQAYGTRSRDNLRAAAEGRKVSVRVFDTDRYQREVAQVSVGKTDLNLMQVQDGAAWHYKSYAKEQQDKADFADYADAQIQAERERKGLWKAKNPQAPWAYRRAGRSGGGNKDWTDAVGEWLGIW
- a CDS encoding amino acid ABC transporter permease; protein product: MDFRFDIIYEYRWMFLYGALTTLGLTVVATSGGSVLGLLLALARLIHLEKAGVPMRVLAWALRKFSLLYVTLFRGTPLFVQIVIWAYVWFLFFVNSSDGILVSGEAAVELRRGYGPLIAGSLALIANSGAYICEIFRAGIQSIDKGQMEAARSLGMTYPQAMRYVILPQALRRMLPPLASEFITLLKDSSLLSVIAVPELSYVQKTITGRYSIYEEPLYTVALIYLLMTTFLGWIFLRLEKRYNPQHR
- the ccoS gene encoding cbb3-type cytochrome oxidase assembly protein CcoS, translating into MESMFILVPISIILAFVIGWFFWWSGKNGQFDDLEGPAHRILMDDDSTSKLIEKEKENDGR
- the dnaQ gene encoding DNA polymerase III subunit epsilon; its protein translation is MIQRQIILDTETTGLYADGGDRLVEFAGLEMVNRQMTDKNLHLYVHPERDMPEEAARVHGLTIEVLEGKNAPPFAEVGRQIADFLRGAELIIHNAKFDVGFLNMEFRRMGLPTVEELGCTVTDTLAMAREMFPGQKASLDALCNRFSVDRSKRVLHGALIDCELLGEVYLAMTRQQFDLMGEAAEEKMETKPVAHTETKRSGKLKVIRADENELAEHGQYLDGLGEACIWRKEAVPSENGGENA
- the ispF gene encoding 2-C-methyl-D-erythritol 2,4-cyclodiphosphate synthase — encoded protein: MTNIRIGQGYDVHQLTEGRKLILGGVEIPFEKGLLGHSDADALLHAVTDALLGAAGLGDIGSHFPDTAAEFKDADSRALLRAAYQSVQAQGWQAANVDTTVIAQKPKLAPHIPQMRANIAADLGIDISCVNIKGKTNEKLGYLGRMEGIEAQAAVLLVRI
- the ispD gene encoding 2-C-methyl-D-erythritol 4-phosphate cytidylyltransferase codes for the protein MKRKNIALIPAAGIGARFGADKPKQYVEIGSKTILEHTIGIFERHEAVDLTVVVVSPEDTFADKVQTAFPQVRVWKNGGQTRAETVRNGVAKLLETGLAAETDNILVHDAARCCLPSEALTRLIEQAGNAAEGGILAIPVADTLKRAESGQISATVDRSGLWQAQTPQLFRAGLLCHALAAENLEGITDEASAVEKLGVRPLLIQGDARNLKLTQPQDAYIVRLLLNAV